Genomic segment of Bacteroidota bacterium:
ACAGCAGGAAATAATGTTGACCCCGGTTTACTTGCAGGCGGTATTTATCAGGCAATGATTACAACAGCCACAGGTTTGGCAATTGGTATTTTAGCTTTTGTTGGCTATAATATTCTTACTGCCATGATAAAAAAGGTAGTTTTCAAAATGGAAGCTACTACAATGGAATTTATTGATGTATTACACGAACCAGCATAAATTATGGCAATTAAAAGAACTACAAAAATTAATGCAGAATTTAGTATGTCCTCTCTTACGGACATAATATTTCTATTACTGATTTTCTTTATGCTAACATCCACATTTGTTGCACCCAATGCAATTAAATTGCTATTACCAAAAGCAACAGGACAAACAATGTCCACACAAAGTGTTACAGTATCGGTAAATGAAAATCTTGAATACTTTGTTGAAGACCAACAAGTATCTTTGAATCAGATAAGTACAGTTCTTGACCAATATCTTACAGGGTCTGAAAATGAAGCTATAGTATTACGAGCAGACAAAAGCATAGATTATGGAGATTTCGTAAACGTTTTAAAAGCATGCAATAATAAGTCTGCAAGAGTCGTTATAGCCACTAGACCTGATTAATAAAACTATATTATTTATGAATAGGCAAAAACTTTTCGATGACGCAAGCAAAAAGAAAGATAAAGTAACTGCATCTGTCGGTACAACTATTATTTTTGTTTCATTACTCGTATTATTCATGATTCTGGGATTTAAAACACCCTTACCATACCCTGAAGAAGAAGGTGCTTACGTAATGTTAGGAGAGACAGATTTTGGAAGTCCTTCAAATCCTACAACACAAGTTTATGAGCCTCAGCCTGCCGTACAAGAAAAAGCAGAAGTTAAAGAAGAAAGTGTAAATAATGACGCAACAGAAGAAGCCCTTACACAAGAAGCTGAAGATGCTCCTGTTGTGAAAAAAGAGACAAAAAAAGAGACAAAAAAAGAAGTTAAAAAAGAAGAAGTTAAAAAAGAGACCAAAACTGAAGTTAAAACAGAAGAAAACACAAAAGCCGATGAAACTGTCAGACAATCAAATAAATTGTATGAGTTTAACAAAATCAACGATGGAAAAGGAACAGGAGCTGACGAAGGTAATCAAGGAAGTGAAGGTGGAGACCCAAATTCAG
This window contains:
- a CDS encoding biopolymer transporter ExbD yields the protein MAIKRTTKINAEFSMSSLTDIIFLLLIFFMLTSTFVAPNAIKLLLPKATGQTMSTQSVTVSVNENLEYFVEDQQVSLNQISTVLDQYLTGSENEAIVLRADKSIDYGDFVNVLKACNNKSARVVIATRPD